Proteins found in one Artemia franciscana chromosome 13, ASM3288406v1, whole genome shotgun sequence genomic segment:
- the LOC136034702 gene encoding uncharacterized protein LOC136034702 isoform X2, with amino-acid sequence MEKSKENTSKETNEEPMIKKLKIDLECDKNFTKDSFHQSRKGEEHIAHDPQEKIVIHEHPGGNNNGYNSFSRTTVPDQTVIKIRNVGCPHSIRQSFNPYILSWIYREKFDDPDHLLPEPTLGHSGRSRHSSDSNIKRIVPDSTTLTESLPAPLDIFKHPYLVNRIYSDPTEDPNNLAFALWEEWESELFGPMFQQYCSLCHRALPNTTTDDSESSEDEKSSMLCRWCLRPLPNKTMEDSESSEDERASVSSSQNPIMRPVFQLAVRLIRTFRGEGY; translated from the exons TTGGAATGTGACAAGAATTTCACTAAAGATTCCTTTCATCAAAGTCGAAAGGGCGAGGAGCACATTGCTCACGATCCACAAGAGAAGATAGTCATCCATGAGCACCCTGGAGGAAACAATAATGgttataattctttttcaagaacTACTGTACCTGATCAAACCGTTATCAAGATCCGAAACGTTGGATGTCCTCACTCAATCCGTCAATCATTCAATCCG tacATTTTATCATGGATATACCGCGAGAAATTTGATGACCCG GATCATTTATTGCCTGAGCCTACATTGGGTCATTCAGGTAGAAGCAGACATTCATCCGATAGTAACATCAAAAGGATTGTCCCTGACTCCACCACATTGACTGAATCTTTACCGGCACCATTAGATATATTCAAACATCCCTATCTTGTAAACCGTATATACAGCGACCCTACAGAAGACCCAAACAATTTAGCTTTTGCTTTATGGGAAGAATGGGAGAGTGAGCTTTTTGGACCAATGTTTCAGCAG TATTGTTCATTATGTCATCGTGCGTTGCCAAACACGACAACGGATGATTCAGAGAGTTCTGAAGACGAAAAATCTAGTATG cTATGCCGTTGGTGTCTTCGTCCGTTGCCAAACAAGACAATGGAAGATTCAGAAAGTTCTGAAGACGAAAGAGCAAGTGTG AGTTCAAGTCAGAATCCCATTATGCGGCCCGTCTTTCAACTTGCAGTCAGATTGATACGTACATTTCGAGGAGAAGGCTATTAA